The stretch of DNA TGCGCGGCCACGACCCGGCCGAGCCGTGCCGGATCACCGCCGTCCGGGGCCAGGCCAGCGTGGCCTCCACCCCCGGCACCGTGCAGTCGATCAAGCTGCTGCCCGAGCTGCCCCCCGCCGTGCCCGAGGCCGTCAAGGCCGTGGACGAGGCCGACTGGGTGGTGCTCGGCCCCGGCTCTTGGTTCACCAGCGTGCTGCCGCACCTGCTGGTGCCCGAGCTGGCCAAGGCCCTGGCCGAGACCCGGGCCCGACGCCTGCTCACCCTCAACCTGGCCCCCCAGCCGGGCGAGACCGAGGGCTTCTCGCCCCAGCGCCACCTGGAGGTGATCGCCGACCACGCCCCCGGGCTGGCCGTGGATGCGATCCTGGTGGACGAGCGGGCCGTGACCGGCGGCGCCTTCGGCGTGGCCGACCTCGCGGGCCTGGACAAGGCCGCGGCCCGGATGGGCGCCGCACTGGTGCTCGACCGGGTGGCCCGGGCGGACGGCTCGCCGCGACACGACCCGGAACTCTTGGCGGCTGCGTACGACCGGATTTTCCGGAC from Kitasatospora sp. MMS16-BH015 encodes:
- the yvcK gene encoding uridine diphosphate-N-acetylglucosamine-binding protein YvcK → MTPARQRRATAPRPRPGTPRPQPVRVTALGGGQGLSASLSALRRLTTELTAVVTVADDGGSSGRLRSELGVLPPGDLRKALAALCGDDDWGRTWSEVIQQRFSGNGELHGHAVGNLLIVALWEKLGDPVAALDWVGRLLNVQGRVLPMSAVPLDIEALVRGHDPAEPCRITAVRGQASVASTPGTVQSIKLLPELPPAVPEAVKAVDEADWVVLGPGSWFTSVLPHLLVPELAKALAETRARRLLTLNLAPQPGETEGFSPQRHLEVIADHAPGLAVDAILVDERAVTGGAFGVADLAGLDKAAARMGAALVLDRVARADGSPRHDPELLAAAYDRIFRTHGRIGPWR